The Paenibacillus segetis genome includes the window AGTGGCTGCTCTGATTCCAGGTTCTGCAACCGCTGCTGCACTGATTATCGTCGGTGTGTTGATGATGCAGTCCGTTCGTGAGATTGATTTCCAAGACATGGTTGTAGCTATTCCAGCGTTCATGACGATCGCTATGATGCCTTTCACTTATAACATCGCAAACGGAATTTCGTTTGGTATCGTATTCTATGTTGTTCTTGCATTCGTAGCTAATGTTATTGGGAAGAAAAAATACGATATTCATTGGCTCATGTGGGTATTGGCCGTACTGATAATTCTTCGTTATATCTTCCTTGGTAGCGCAGGTTAACATCTCATCTAACTATTAATCTACTTCGAATACCTGCAGGTCCGTCATACGGACTTGCAGGCTTTTTTTATGCGTATAGGATTGACCGATACCGGTTATTACATTAGATTAAAGATAATGTTACTAGTATAGTTATTTTGTACCAATAATATATTACCTAGATTCAACCTCTTTGCTTCTAGGCCCAATCACAATTTAATCAAAATAACCGTCAGTATAATATCTGACCGATGCAAAATTATCGTCTGAGGTGAAGAGGGGAAATGTCGAGGATAACAAAATATGTTGTGGCTATTGGAGTATTGCTGCTCCTGGTAAGTTTGAATCCTGCCCGCATTTTTGCAGCGGAGAACTTAATACAAAATGGAGGCTTTGAGAACGCCCAATCGGCAGTGCCTGAATTTTGGAGCCAAGATGTATGGGTGACAGAGGAAAGTGCTAGTCAACTTTCTGTGGAGAGTGGTGAAGTTCATTCAGGTAACTCGGCTGCGGTTGTTAACAATTTTAATCCAGATCATGCCAAATGGGTTCAGAAGGTGTCCGTTGAGGCAAATTCATATTATAAAATATCAGGTTGGGTCAAAGTTGTGCAGATGGAGGAGGCTGCCACAGCAGGGGCCAACCTATTTATATTGGGCGTTATGGGAGATTATCCCCAATTAATCACCCCTAGTGGCACTTGGGAAGAGATTTCTTTTTATGGGCAAACGGGTCCTGATCAACAAGATGTATCTATTGGTGCGGGAATCGGCGCATATGGAACGCTCGTAGCGGGAAAGGCGTTATTCGATGATATTTCCGTAGAAAAAGTAGACAAACCTGGACAAGGGATTTCAGTCATTTCGATGTTTGCTCCAGAAAATCAGGGACAAGATGAGAACAAGCAAGAAGAAGTAACTAAAAAGCCTGTCTCGGTTTTACCCGTGCTAGCGATCACCGTGTTATTCAGTTTGTTGTTTGCGTTCGTATACACAAAAATGCTGCGGAAACAGTGGCAGGAGATATTAAGACCGGATTACAAGATGTGGCTATCACTTTCAATTGTGACAGCGTTAATCATTCGTATTTGGATTGCAGTAGCGATACCTGGGTATACCGGAGATTTGTATACTTTTATGGGTTGGGCGGATCGCGTGGTAACACAAGGGATGGGTCACTTCTATCAAGATGGGGTATTTGCTGATTATCCACCTGGTTATATGTATGTCCTTTATTTACTAGGGTCTATCAAATCGGTATTCGGGCTTGAATCGACTTCTGTAGCTGCAAGACTTCTCTTTAAACTCCCAGCTATATTAGGTGACTTAACTGCAGGAATTATCATCTATCGATCGGGGCAGAAGAGATTTGGAAAGGGTCTAGCTCTTGGCTTGATGTTGCTATATCTGTTTAACCCAGGTACTTTAGTAAACTCTGCGGCTTGGGGGCAAATGGACGGGTTCTTCGTTATATTCCTAATTCTGGCTATTATCAGTAACACGGAAGGACGGATGGAGCGGTCGGCAGTTTGGTTTGCTATTGCAGTATTAATTAAACCCCAAGCGCTAATCTTTACTCCAGTACTTCTTCTAGCATTTCTATATCGACGTGATTGGAAACGGGTTTTGTATAGTGCAGGTTATGGTCTGGCAGCATTCGTCTTGCTATCACTCCCTTTCTTCTGGGGGAATGGAGGGTTTGTAGCACTAGTTAATCTCTACAAGTCGACGTTATCCTCTTACCCTTATGCATCAGTTAATGCATTTAATCTATTTGCCCTAACCGGTGGGAACTGGGTACCTATTGATCAGAAATGGTTACTTCTTTCCTATCAGACTTGGGGAAACATTTCGATACTTGTGGCAACTGCATTAGCAGTGTACTTTTTTATGGGTAAAGCGGGGAAAAAAGCGGCAGCCTCTTATTTTATAGGACTTGTACTGATTTCAGTCGTTTTCATTCTTGGTCCTAAAATGCATGAGCGTTATATGTTTCCAGCATTAATCCTTTGCTTATTCTGCTTTATTCAGAGCAAAGATAGACGTTTCCTTTCTTTATATTTCGGGTTCAGTGTGACTCAATTTGTGAATGTCGCTTATGTCCTACATTCCTATACGTCTATTGGGCAGGGTCCACCTACGGACGGTATCGTAATGTTATGCTCTATAGGTAATTTGGGATTGCTGGCCTACATGCTGTATTTGGGATATGACATTTATTATCTTGGGAAGCGGAGGCTACTACAGCCGATCACTGAGCAAGAAAGGGTGGAGAAAGAGAACAAGATATTATCTGAGATCGTCAAATCGGACACTAAACCGAAGAGAGGAGATTCCAGATTTTTAAGACGAAAAGATTGGATATGGATTGTAGCGATCACTCTTCTGTATACGGCATTAGCTCTTAATAATTTGGGATCAATGAAGGATCCTCAAACGGTGTGGGAACCACGTGCGGCAGGAGAGAACTTTTATGTAGATTTAGGCGATACAAAACAACTGGCGCAGATGAATATTTTTGGTGGTGTAGGTTCAGGTAAATATAAGATTGAATTTGGTAATTCTCCAGATGAGTGGTCTCAAGCACAGGAGGTAGACCCAACAGGCAAGGTATTCGAATGGAATATCATTCCTATAGATGTAAGTGCACGTTATGCGAAGCTAACAGTTGAGACACCTGGATTTATGCTGCATGAGATTGCTTTCTTTGAACAGGGGAAATCGACACCTACAGATATTAAGGAGATTTATGCGGATAATGCCACTGGCTCAATCCAAGGGACGCCAGCTAATCTATTTGATGAGTCATCGTCCGTTGCTTATAAACAAAGTTATTTAAATAGTACTTATTTTGATGAAATCTATCATGCTCGTACTGCTTACGAACATTTACACGGGATAGTACCTTACGAGAATACCCATCCGCCGCTTGGTAAACTACTGATAGCTATCGGGATAAAGTTGTTTGGAGTAACCCCTTTTGGATGGAGGATTGTTGGCACGTTATTTGGTGCAGGAATGTTACCTATTATTTATGTCTTTGCCCTACGTTTATTTGGTAAAAGAGAGTATGCGGTCACCGCAGCATTGCTATTTGCACTAGATTTCATGCATTTTACATTAACCAGAATTGCTACGATCGATGTATATGGTGTCTTTTTCATCATGCTGATGTTTTATTTTATGTATCGCTATGTGTCGCAGAATTTTTACTTAATCCCGTTAAGGAAGACACTTAATCCACTGTTCTTATCAGGTTTATTCTTTGGGATTGGTGTAGCATCAAAATGGATCGTGCTTTATGGCGGAGCTGGATTAGCGATCATGCTAGGAATTTCACTCTATGAACGTTACCGTCAGTCTGTTGCAGCTAGCAAAGCATTAGCAAAAGGAGGGCTGAATAATGCAACACGATTAGCTTACGAACATGCGGCGAGGTCATTTGGACGTAACTGTATTATTACGTTGGCTTCATGTATCGGCTTCTTTATAATAATACCGTTAATTATATATAGTTTAGCTTTTATTCCATCGTTAACGGCTTCTCAAGCTGGATTTACTATCAAAGGCTTAATACAGGAACAAACGAATATGTATCATTATCACAGTCAGCTTCAATCGACCCATCCCTTTGCCTCTTCATGGTGGGAGTGGCCGTTTATGAAAAGACCTGTTTGGTTCTATAGCGCTGGTGATCAAGTTGATCCCGGATTAGTCTCAAGTATAGTTACAATGGGGAATCCTTTGGTTTGGTGGAGCGGTATATTTGCTATGCTATTAACGATTTGGTTCACAATTAAGCGTAAGGATAAAAGGTTTTACGTTATATGGATCGCTTTTCTGTCGCAATATGTACCATGGATGTTAGTGCCGAGATCCACTTTTTTGTATCACTATTTTGCAATGGTGCCATTTATGATTTTAGGCATTATTTATATGATGAAAGTGTTTGAATCCAAGTTCGAGAGTTTTAAATACATTCGCTATTCTTATATTGCCGTAGCTGCTCTGTTATTCATCATGTTCTATCCGGTGCTATCTGGAATGGTCGTTAAACAAAGTTATGTAGATCATATTTTGCGCTGGTTCCAAACGTGGGTTTTTTAGAATTTAGATTACGGTAAAATTTGAAAGGAGAATGATCATGTCAATCATGTACAGCATTATTGTCCCCATGTTCAATGAGGAGGAAGTTATTGAGCATACTTATCTCAGGTTGAAACAGGTAATGGATTGCACCGGAGAGAACTACGAAATGATTCTAGTAAATGACGGAAGCAGGGATCGTACAGCAGCCATTGCCGGTGATATTTCCAATAGGGATTCTAATGTGCGTGTGATCGATTTCTCGAGAAACTTTGGTCATCAAATTGCAATTACTGCAGGTATGGATCACGCGAAAGGACATGCTATTGTGGTTATTGACGCAGACCTTCAAGATCCACCGGAAGTCATTCTCGATATGATCTCCAAATGGAAGGAAGGGTATGAGGTCGTATACGCGAAAAGGTTGGTTCGTAAAGGCGAGACTTTGTTCAAGAAAATCACGGCCAAATTATTCTACCGACTGCTAAGAAAAATGACCAGTGTTGAAATTCCACTCGATACTGGAGATTTTCGTCTAATAGATCGTAAAGTTTGTGATGTGCTTAAGGGGTTGAAGGAGAAGAATCGTTTTGTTAGAGGTCTTGTGAGCTGGGTCGGGTTTCGCCAAACGTATGTGGAGTATGTGCGCGAAGAACGTTTTGCAGGTGAAACGAAATATCCACTGCGTAAAATGATTTCATTTGCGTTGGATGGAATTACATCCTTCTCCTATAAGCCATTGAAGATGGCTTCATATCTAGGCTTCACCTTGTCGATATCAAGTTTCATATATTTGTTCGTCGTATTATTTCAAAAGATATTCACATCCAAAACGATCGCAGGCTGGGCTTCAGTTATAGGGATTAATTTATTGTTCAACGGTATCGTCCTCATGCTATTAGGTGTTATTGGGGAATACATCGGACGTATTTATGACGAATCTAAAGATAGACCTTTGTATATTGTCAGTGAGACCAAAGGTTATCCTGAGACTAAGGAAGTACAAACAACAGAAATATCGGAGGCTAAGACGGAAGCATATGTCGGTTAAATCTCTCAAAAAACCAATTGAACAATTTTTGAAGTTTAACTTGGTAGGTTTAGTGAACACGGGAATCGATTTTGTGATATTTACCTTGTTGTTGTGGTTGGGGGTATTCGCGTTATTGGCTCAGTGTATTTCGTATGC containing:
- a CDS encoding glycosyltransferase family 39 protein — protein: MSRITKYVVAIGVLLLLVSLNPARIFAAENLIQNGGFENAQSAVPEFWSQDVWVTEESASQLSVESGEVHSGNSAAVVNNFNPDHAKWVQKVSVEANSYYKISGWVKVVQMEEAATAGANLFILGVMGDYPQLITPSGTWEEISFYGQTGPDQQDVSIGAGIGAYGTLVAGKALFDDISVEKVDKPGQGISVISMFAPENQGQDENKQEEVTKKPVSVLPVLAITVLFSLLFAFVYTKMLRKQWQEILRPDYKMWLSLSIVTALIIRIWIAVAIPGYTGDLYTFMGWADRVVTQGMGHFYQDGVFADYPPGYMYVLYLLGSIKSVFGLESTSVAARLLFKLPAILGDLTAGIIIYRSGQKRFGKGLALGLMLLYLFNPGTLVNSAAWGQMDGFFVIFLILAIISNTEGRMERSAVWFAIAVLIKPQALIFTPVLLLAFLYRRDWKRVLYSAGYGLAAFVLLSLPFFWGNGGFVALVNLYKSTLSSYPYASVNAFNLFALTGGNWVPIDQKWLLLSYQTWGNISILVATALAVYFFMGKAGKKAAASYFIGLVLISVVFILGPKMHERYMFPALILCLFCFIQSKDRRFLSLYFGFSVTQFVNVAYVLHSYTSIGQGPPTDGIVMLCSIGNLGLLAYMLYLGYDIYYLGKRRLLQPITEQERVEKENKILSEIVKSDTKPKRGDSRFLRRKDWIWIVAITLLYTALALNNLGSMKDPQTVWEPRAAGENFYVDLGDTKQLAQMNIFGGVGSGKYKIEFGNSPDEWSQAQEVDPTGKVFEWNIIPIDVSARYAKLTVETPGFMLHEIAFFEQGKSTPTDIKEIYADNATGSIQGTPANLFDESSSVAYKQSYLNSTYFDEIYHARTAYEHLHGIVPYENTHPPLGKLLIAIGIKLFGVTPFGWRIVGTLFGAGMLPIIYVFALRLFGKREYAVTAALLFALDFMHFTLTRIATIDVYGVFFIMLMFYFMYRYVSQNFYLIPLRKTLNPLFLSGLFFGIGVASKWIVLYGGAGLAIMLGISLYERYRQSVAASKALAKGGLNNATRLAYEHAARSFGRNCIITLASCIGFFIIIPLIIYSLAFIPSLTASQAGFTIKGLIQEQTNMYHYHSQLQSTHPFASSWWEWPFMKRPVWFYSAGDQVDPGLVSSIVTMGNPLVWWSGIFAMLLTIWFTIKRKDKRFYVIWIAFLSQYVPWMLVPRSTFLYHYFAMVPFMILGIIYMMKVFESKFESFKYIRYSYIAVAALLFIMFYPVLSGMVVKQSYVDHILRWFQTWVF
- a CDS encoding glycosyltransferase family 2 protein yields the protein MIMSIMYSIIVPMFNEEEVIEHTYLRLKQVMDCTGENYEMILVNDGSRDRTAAIAGDISNRDSNVRVIDFSRNFGHQIAITAGMDHAKGHAIVVIDADLQDPPEVILDMISKWKEGYEVVYAKRLVRKGETLFKKITAKLFYRLLRKMTSVEIPLDTGDFRLIDRKVCDVLKGLKEKNRFVRGLVSWVGFRQTYVEYVREERFAGETKYPLRKMISFALDGITSFSYKPLKMASYLGFTLSISSFIYLFVVLFQKIFTSKTIAGWASVIGINLLFNGIVLMLLGVIGEYIGRIYDESKDRPLYIVSETKGYPETKEVQTTEISEAKTEAYVG